The genomic region GACCGCTTCTACGGAACGCTCGCCGCCGACTCGGTCGGCCAGCTCTCGGCGTACGCCGAGCTGAGCGGCGCGCGGATGCTGGACGTCGGTGGGGGCCCTGGGTACTTCGCCGACGCCTTCCGGGCCGCGGGGGCTCGCTACTACGCGATCGACTCGGACCTGGGTGAGCTCAGCGGGCGCGGTGAGCCGTCGCCGGGCACTGTGCTCGGCAGCGGGATGGCCTTGCCCGTCGGGGACCAGCAGGTCGACATCTGCTTCTCCTCCAACGTGCTGGAGCACGTTCCGGACCCGTGGCTGATGGCCGACGAGATGGTCCGGGTCACGAAGCCCGGCGGCACGGTCTTCCTGTCCTACACCGGCTGGTGGGGTCCGCACGGCGGCCACGAGACCGCGCCCTGGCACTACCTCGGCGGCGATCGCGCGGCCCGGCGCTACGAGAGGCTGCGCGGGCACCCGCCGAAGAACAAGTACGGCGAGTCGCTCTTCCCGATCACCGTCGCCGGCGGACTGCGCTGGGCCAGGCAGTGCGCCGACGCGGAGTTGGTGGCCGCTCTGCCGAGGTATCACCCGCGATGGGCGTACGGCGTACTGGCTGTGCCCGGGGTGCGTGAGGTCGTGACCTGGAACCTCGTCCTGGTACTCCGGCGGCTATGACCGACCTCCTGCGCGCACCACTGAAGCGACTGAAGACCGGCAGCCCGGAGCAGGTGGTGTGGCGAGCTCGTCTCGTCCTGGGCTGCCTGCTCCTGGTCGCGCTGTGCTTCCACCAGGCGCCGGGCAAGATCGTGCCGGACACCAAGCTGGACCTCACGGCGAACCCCGGCGCCTTCCTGGCCCGGGCACTGCACCTGTGGGATCCGCAGGGCGCCTTCGGGCAGCTGCAGAACCAGGCCTACGGCTACCTGCTGCCGATGGGCCCGTTCCACTGGCTGTTCGATTCGCTGAGCGTGCCCGACTGGGCCTTCCAGCGACTGTGGTGGTCCCTGGTCCTGTGTACGGCGTTCGTCGGCGTCTGGAAGCTGGCGGGCGCGCTCGGCTACGGAGCGCCTTGGGCACGGTTCACCGTCGCGCTGCTCTACGCCCTGAGCCCGCGGATGCTCGGCGAGGTCGCGATCACCTCCATCGAGGTGTGGCCGATCGCGATGGCTCCGTGGGTCCTGCTGCCGCTGGTCACCCCACGGGCACGGTCGGGCTGGTGGCGGGTCGGCTGGTCGGCGGTCGCCTTCGCCCTGGTCGGCGGAGTGAACGCGGTGGCGACCGGGGCGACGCTCGTGCTGCCCGCGCTGTGGATCCTCACCCGCCGGCTCGACCGGGCGACGCTGAAGATCGCGGTGGGCTGGTTCGGCTGCATCGTGGCGGTGTCGTTCTGGTGGCTGGTGCCGCTGCTGCTGCTCGGCCGCCACAGCCCGCCGTTCCTGGACTGGATCGAGAACGCGGCCACGACCACCAACACCGCCAGCATCTTCGAGTCCTTCCGCGGCACGTCGCAGTGGCTGAACTTCCTGGCCACCGGCGGCGGTCCCAGCTGGCCTGCGGGCTGGCTGTTCGTGACCCAGCCGACGCTGATCCTGACGACAGCCGTCGTCGCGCTGGTGGGACTGGTCGGCCTGGCGATGGGCTCGCTGAAGAACAGGGGCTTCCTGCAACTGTCAGTCGTCGCCGGGCTCCTGCTGCTCACGCTGGGCCATCACAGCTCGCCGCTGTCCGGCCCGGTCCAGGACCTGCTGGACGGACCGCTCGCTGCGCTGCGGAACACGCACAAGTTCGAGCTGGTCGTCCGGCTACCTCTCGCACTGGCTGCCGCACACGCACTGACCCGGCTGTCGAGCTGGGCGACGGCCCGCGGTGTACAGCGTCGCCTGGTCCCTGCGTTGGCGGCATGCCTGGTGGTGTCCGTGGCGACTCCGGCGATGTTCGCTCAGCTGCCCCGGACGGAGAGCTACCAGGCGATGCCCGCGCACTGGAGCGAGGCGGCGACCTGGCTCGACAGTCAACCGACGACCGGCAGCGTGCTCGTCGTACCGGCTGCTTCCTTTGCGGACTTCACGTGGGGCTCCACGAAGGACGAACCGTTCCAGGCCCTGCTGAAGCGGCCGATGGCCGTGCGGGACGCGGTGCCACTCGGCTCAGCCGGTACGACGCGCTGGCTGGACGAGCTGGAGCGCCGGCTGGGCTCTGGAGTCGGTGACAAGACTCTGGTACAGGCGCTGAACCGCGCCGGCATCCGGTACGTCGTCGTGCGCAACGACCTCCGCAACGACGTGCAGGTGAGCCCCGCCCTCGCGGTGCACGAGAGCCTGGCCGAGGCCGGTATCGCTCGAGTGGCGTACTTCGGCCCGCCGACCGGCAGCCCGATCGAGGAGCCGGGGCTGACGCTCGACGAGCGGACCCGGCTGCCCTATCCGAGTGTGGAGATCTTCGACGTCGGCGAGGTCAGTCCGGCCCGGGTCGTTCCGCAGTCGCAGCTGGTCGAGGTGCGTGGCGGTTCGGAGGACGTGCCGTCGGTGCTGACCGCTCTGGGTCCGGACCGCGAGGCTGTGCTGAGCACGGACGTCGGCGGTCTACAGCTGCCGCTGATCCAGACCGACGGCCTGCAGCGCCGTGAGGTGACGGTCGGCCGGGCCGCTGAGAACTACTCGCCGGTGCTGACCGCCCAGGACCCCGGCCGGCAGGGACGCCGGACCCTCGACTACGTGCTGGACCCGGACGCGCCGCAGACGACGCGGTCGTGGGACGGCGGGCTCGCGGACGTCCGGGCCTCGTCGTCGGCCGCCGACGTGGATGCGACGCTGCGGACCGGCCCGGGCAACGGCCCGTTCGCGGCGGTCGACGGCGACCCGGCGACCCGGTGGGTGTCGGGCACGTTCGGGCAGAGCAGCGGTGAGTGGCTGGAGCTGACGTTCACCGCTCCGCGCCGGGTGGACGACCTCCAGGTCCAGTTCTCGTTGCAGGCACCGACGACCGATCCGGTCCGGACGCTGAAGGTCGAGACCGACGCCGGGTCGCTGACCACGGTCGTCGAGGGCAACGACCGGCCGCAGCACCTTCCCGCGCCCGAGGGGGTCACCCAGCGGCTGCGGCTCAGTGTCGCGGTCACCGACGGCCGGAACCCGAACGGCGTGGCGATCGCCGAGGT from Kribbella flavida DSM 17836 harbors:
- a CDS encoding class I SAM-dependent methyltransferase — encoded protein: MRAAISRSENPVRWTPDVRRAMRLFRAFGVEQTDPDRFYGTLAADSVGQLSAYAELSGARMLDVGGGPGYFADAFRAAGARYYAIDSDLGELSGRGEPSPGTVLGSGMALPVGDQQVDICFSSNVLEHVPDPWLMADEMVRVTKPGGTVFLSYTGWWGPHGGHETAPWHYLGGDRAARRYERLRGHPPKNKYGESLFPITVAGGLRWARQCADAELVAALPRYHPRWAYGVLAVPGVREVVTWNLVLVLRRL
- a CDS encoding alpha-(1->3)-arabinofuranosyltransferase — its product is MTDLLRAPLKRLKTGSPEQVVWRARLVLGCLLLVALCFHQAPGKIVPDTKLDLTANPGAFLARALHLWDPQGAFGQLQNQAYGYLLPMGPFHWLFDSLSVPDWAFQRLWWSLVLCTAFVGVWKLAGALGYGAPWARFTVALLYALSPRMLGEVAITSIEVWPIAMAPWVLLPLVTPRARSGWWRVGWSAVAFALVGGVNAVATGATLVLPALWILTRRLDRATLKIAVGWFGCIVAVSFWWLVPLLLLGRHSPPFLDWIENAATTTNTASIFESFRGTSQWLNFLATGGGPSWPAGWLFVTQPTLILTTAVVALVGLVGLAMGSLKNRGFLQLSVVAGLLLLTLGHHSSPLSGPVQDLLDGPLAALRNTHKFELVVRLPLALAAAHALTRLSSWATARGVQRRLVPALAACLVVSVATPAMFAQLPRTESYQAMPAHWSEAATWLDSQPTTGSVLVVPAASFADFTWGSTKDEPFQALLKRPMAVRDAVPLGSAGTTRWLDELERRLGSGVGDKTLVQALNRAGIRYVVVRNDLRNDVQVSPALAVHESLAEAGIARVAYFGPPTGSPIEEPGLTLDERTRLPYPSVEIFDVGEVSPARVVPQSQLVEVRGGSEDVPSVLTALGPDREAVLSTDVGGLQLPLIQTDGLQRREVTVGRAAENYSPVLTAQDPGRQGRRTLDYVLDPDAPQTTRSWDGGLADVRASSSAADVDATLRTGPGNGPFAAVDGDPATRWVSGTFGQSSGEWLELTFTAPRRVDDLQVQFSLQAPTTDPVRTLKVETDAGSLTTVVEGNDRPQHLPAPEGVTQRLRLSVAVTDGRNPNGVAIAEVSLPGLTPVSRLQVPAGPDRQPDALIFRTAQAGRSACLHSGTRPLCRQGFARDSEEPTGLYRSIDLPDAASYTLQGTALPRDGAALERLLVVPRSITATASSRAVTAPEGRPGAAVDTDLGTGWIAAPGDPRPTLTLKLPGARKLQGIQFLSDPYLAAARPSEVAVRFDGGKPTTLRVTPEGFVTFPDRFTRVRTVELAFTATTDVVDVDSATGLARRLPVGVAELRILGANDLRRPLDLDAVTGAVCGFGPTVRIDGVPAATKVDATMRDVLQRRPVKYALCQQPSVALQGGRHTVDVVASQDFVPVDAKFTRTDAPRIATDPAKGVNVWRPNPAALTLEVPPVAVPSVLTVAQNFSSGWEAYDSTGRKLVPIRIGGWQQGWLLPAGPEQVVTARFAPDRDYRAGLLVGLWGLVFVAGFAVFSRRRSRHAGHSLRELGRLGPWPASVLMVLAGTFLAGWLGLAVTVLAAVLAWLLAGRRIALTATVVGVVLAGTAVAALQPWPDGGAGLTSGFVQGSVLLGVALAVLSRPAGETS